One Methylobacterium sp. 77 DNA window includes the following coding sequences:
- a CDS encoding phosphopentomutase, with translation MARVLLIVLDSVGIGGGPDAARYGDAGSDTLGHIAETCAAGAGDRDGLRLGRLHLPHMTRLGLGLAAAGASGRIPPGLKPVGDVAGAYGHAIETAPGKDTPSGHWEIAGAPVTEEWGYFPDTVPAFPDALTEALVKRAGLPGILGDCHAAGVPIIERYGAEHLRTGKPICYTSADSVFQIAAHEEAFGLERLYEVCRIARELCDPYRIGRVIARPFVGSAETGFKRTSHRKDYATQPPGETLLDRLSAKERAVVSVGKIGDIFAHRATGREIKPAGNAACLDAALAAFGTLPDGGLVFLNLVDFDTEYGHRRDVPGYAAELETFDARLPEIHAVLGKGDVCLITADHGNDPTWTGTEHTREQVPILAFGPGLRARDLGGRETFADIGASVARHLGIGELGRGTSWW, from the coding sequence CGGGCGCGGGTGACCGGGACGGGCTGCGACTGGGCCGCCTCCACCTGCCCCACATGACCCGGCTCGGTCTCGGCCTCGCCGCGGCGGGCGCGAGCGGGCGTATCCCGCCCGGCTTGAAGCCCGTGGGCGACGTCGCAGGCGCTTACGGCCATGCGATCGAGACCGCGCCCGGCAAGGACACCCCGTCCGGCCATTGGGAGATCGCGGGCGCCCCGGTCACCGAGGAGTGGGGCTATTTTCCCGACACGGTGCCCGCCTTCCCGGACGCTCTCACCGAGGCGCTGGTAAAACGGGCCGGATTGCCGGGCATTCTTGGCGATTGCCATGCCGCGGGCGTGCCGATCATCGAGCGCTACGGCGCCGAGCACCTCCGGACGGGCAAGCCGATCTGCTACACCTCCGCCGACAGCGTTTTCCAGATCGCCGCGCACGAGGAGGCATTCGGGCTCGAGCGGCTTTACGAGGTCTGCCGCATCGCGCGCGAACTCTGCGATCCCTACCGCATCGGCCGCGTCATCGCCCGGCCCTTCGTCGGCTCGGCCGAGACCGGATTCAAGCGGACCTCACACCGCAAGGATTACGCGACACAGCCGCCCGGCGAGACTTTGCTCGACCGTCTCTCGGCAAAAGAACGCGCTGTCGTCAGCGTCGGCAAGATCGGCGACATCTTCGCTCATCGCGCCACCGGGCGGGAGATCAAGCCGGCCGGCAACGCCGCCTGCCTCGATGCGGCGCTCGCTGCGTTTGGTACTTTGCCCGATGGCGGTCTCGTCTTCCTCAACCTCGTCGATTTCGACACCGAATACGGCCACCGCCGCGACGTGCCCGGCTATGCCGCCGAACTGGAGACGTTCGACGCGCGCCTGCCCGAGATCCACGCCGTTCTCGGCAAAGGCGATGTCTGCCTCATCACCGCCGATCACGGCAACGATCCGACCTGGACCGGCACCGAGCACACCCGCGAGCAGGTGCCCATCCTCGCCTTCGGCCCCGGACTCCGCGCGCGCGATCTGGGAGGCCGCGAGACCTTCGCCGATATCGGCGCATCGGTCGCCCGCCATCTCGGGATCGGCGAGTTGGGACGAGGGACGTCGTGGTGGTGA
- a CDS encoding PQQ-binding-like beta-propeller repeat protein, whose translation MVSRLTIRRASALALLVVTSGACADEWPMFGRDHTNRHFSPLTTIDRGNVSKLRPAWIFQTGITGYFQAEPVVVDGVMYLSTTQNHVAALEAKSGRVLWTYTHKARTEKIFGPPSNRGVAVSGGRVFEATMDGRVIALDAKTGKVVWDHEAVRPEEGESETASDLAGKLGAGAVQGSSRLGFKMPPLVAEGLVIVGVAGAGYGLHVEDEKGGLDGGAVVGIEGGYGRRGWLAAYDSATGEERWRWYVTKEDGWEGGFVEKTADGIPLNRDIAAEKAAAPEHKEAWKVGGGSLWMTPAYDADLGLIYVGTGNPAPQNFGLSRPGDNLYTMSLVALDVKTGRLRWYHQQVPHDEWGYDVASPPFLLDYATPQGPVKAVAEASKTGWIYVHDRSTGVLIGKSAPLIAQKNLYAPPTETGTVVSPGPLGAISWHPVAFDPSMSLAFAQVRHGATTYTVRSVPGAAGKPPIRFTETGEAKGEPSFSTLTAIDLARSGAIKWSVKAGSRLSGGTLATAGGLVFSGEEDGHLDAHDSATGETVWRFQCGAGIGGPPITYAIDGRQYVAVAAGGSSFTKGSGFGTGDALVVFALPE comes from the coding sequence ATGGTATCTCGGCTGACGATCCGTCGCGCCTCGGCGCTGGCACTGCTCGTCGTCACGTCGGGTGCCTGCGCCGACGAATGGCCGATGTTCGGCCGCGACCATACCAACCGCCATTTCTCGCCGCTGACCACGATCGACCGGGGCAACGTCTCGAAGCTCAGACCGGCCTGGATCTTCCAGACCGGGATCACCGGCTACTTTCAGGCGGAGCCGGTGGTGGTCGATGGCGTAATGTATCTCTCGACCACCCAGAACCATGTGGCCGCGCTGGAAGCGAAGTCGGGCCGAGTGCTGTGGACCTATACCCACAAGGCGCGGACGGAGAAGATCTTCGGGCCGCCCTCCAATCGCGGTGTCGCGGTCTCGGGCGGCAGGGTCTTCGAGGCGACGATGGACGGGCGGGTGATCGCCCTCGATGCCAAGACCGGCAAGGTCGTGTGGGACCATGAGGCCGTCCGCCCGGAGGAGGGCGAGTCGGAGACGGCCTCGGATCTCGCCGGCAAGCTCGGCGCGGGTGCGGTCCAGGGATCGAGCCGGCTCGGCTTCAAGATGCCGCCGCTCGTGGCCGAAGGGCTCGTCATCGTCGGCGTCGCCGGTGCCGGCTACGGCCTGCATGTGGAGGACGAGAAGGGCGGACTCGACGGCGGCGCCGTGGTCGGGATCGAGGGCGGCTACGGACGGCGTGGCTGGCTCGCCGCCTACGATTCGGCCACCGGTGAAGAGCGCTGGCGCTGGTACGTCACCAAGGAAGACGGCTGGGAAGGCGGCTTCGTCGAGAAGACCGCCGATGGGATTCCGCTCAATCGCGACATCGCGGCGGAGAAGGCAGCCGCCCCGGAACACAAGGAGGCCTGGAAGGTCGGCGGCGGCTCGCTCTGGATGACGCCGGCCTACGATGCCGATCTCGGCTTGATCTATGTCGGCACCGGCAACCCCGCGCCACAGAATTTCGGCCTCTCGCGGCCGGGCGACAACCTCTACACGATGAGCCTCGTTGCCCTCGACGTGAAGACCGGCCGGCTGCGCTGGTATCACCAGCAGGTGCCGCACGACGAATGGGGCTACGACGTCGCGAGCCCGCCTTTCCTCCTCGACTATGCGACCCCGCAAGGCCCGGTGAAGGCCGTCGCCGAGGCGAGCAAGACCGGCTGGATCTACGTCCACGACCGTTCGACCGGCGTGCTCATCGGGAAATCCGCACCCCTGATCGCCCAAAAGAACCTCTACGCGCCGCCCACCGAGACGGGCACCGTGGTCAGCCCCGGCCCCCTCGGCGCCATCTCATGGCATCCGGTCGCGTTCGATCCGAGTATGAGCCTCGCCTTCGCCCAGGTCCGCCACGGCGCCACGACCTATACGGTGAGGTCGGTGCCGGGCGCCGCGGGCAAGCCGCCGATCCGCTTCACCGAGACCGGCGAGGCGAAGGGCGAACCGTCCTTCAGCACGCTCACCGCCATCGACCTCGCCCGATCCGGCGCGATCAAGTGGTCGGTGAAGGCCGGCAGCCGGCTCTCCGGTGGCACCCTCGCCACCGCTGGCGGCCTGGTCTTCTCCGGGGAGGAGGACGGCCATCTCGACGCCCATGATTCCGCCACGGGCGAGACGGTTTGGCGCTTCCAGTGCGGCGCCGGCATCGGCGGGCCGCCGATCACCTATGCCATCGACGGCCGGCAATACGTGGCGGTGGCGGCCGGCGGTTCGTCCTTCACCAAGGGCTCCGGCTTCGGCACCGGCGACGCGCTCGTGGTCTTCGCCCTGCCGGAATGA
- a CDS encoding acyl-CoA thioesterase produces the protein MTIQPTLSHQPVDKGPPVVRTIAMPSDTNPAGDIFGGWLMGQMDLAAGNVAARRTRGRCATISVEAMTFHRPVIVGDEVSIYAWIVKVGRTSLRIQVEVWRREREGETTMKVTEGLFTFVAIGSDRRPRPIPPEMEENWEV, from the coding sequence ATGACGATCCAGCCCACGCTTTCCCACCAGCCGGTCGACAAGGGGCCGCCGGTCGTCCGCACCATCGCCATGCCGTCCGACACCAATCCGGCGGGGGACATCTTCGGCGGCTGGCTGATGGGTCAGATGGATCTGGCTGCCGGCAACGTCGCGGCCCGGCGCACCCGCGGGCGCTGCGCCACCATCTCGGTCGAAGCCATGACCTTCCACCGGCCGGTCATCGTCGGCGACGAGGTGAGCATCTATGCCTGGATCGTGAAGGTCGGCCGCACCTCCCTGCGCATTCAGGTCGAGGTCTGGCGTCGCGAGCGCGAGGGCGAGACCACGATGAAGGTCACGGAGGGCCTGTTCACCTTCGTCGCCATCGGCAGCGACCGCCGCCCACGGCCGATCCCGCCTGAGATGGAAGAAAACTGGGAGGTGTGA